The genomic interval GCGTCGCCTTCAGGGTCGTCGGCGAGCAGGGTGATGTTAACGCTTTGGTTGGCCTGGGCATTGATGCTGCTGGCCAATGACAGTGTTGGGGGCTGATTGGTTTGCGCTTTTTTTACATCGAGGGCGAAGCTGTGTTGATTGTCGGGCAGCCAGACTTGGTTGGCGCGTAGATCGGCGGCCTTGTAGTTGATCTCGCCTTGACTGTTTTTAACACCTACTTGCACCTTTTGGCTGTGATTTATTGCCAGCTTATCAACGAGTTCTTGCGCCCAGCTGCTGGTGCTTTGGTTGCTGTTGGTGATGGTTGAAATCTCGAACACGAGCTCTTGGCCGTTGCCATCGAACACGCGAAACCACACCTTGTCGCCGGTTGCGGCCTCTGTACCTTGGGGCAAGAAGTAGCCTTTGTCGAACCACTGGGGCTCGCTTACCGCGCCGAAGGTAATGTCGCTGCAGTTGTAAAAGCCTTCGCCGGCAGCATCGTCTCGTTGCCAGCGGGTGTAGAGAATGGCATCGCCTTGGCGGTTGGCGGGCAGCTGCACGGGGATGCGGTAAACCCGCTGCCCGTTCACCATTTCTGTGGTGACATTGGCGGCGCTGTCGATCAAGTCGAGGTTATGCCAGTTCAACACTTGCGTGGCTGGGTCGAAGCCGGGCTTGCTGAGGTAAAACTCCCAGAAGGAGGGGTTGTGTGGCGTTGAGGCGAAAAAGATGAAATCCAATTCGCCTTGGGCATTGGTGACCACCTGGGTCTTTTGCCAATCTGGGTGCGGTAGGTTCATGCCCTGTTTGGCTGGGTCGCCGGCGCTGCACAGCTTGCCGTCGGTCACCACGGCTTTAACGGCTTCGATATTGGTGTAGTTGGCCACATTGGCCGAGAACTCGTGGTGTTGAGTGAAAGGTACAGTGCCGGATGCTAAAAACGCCGCGCGGCAGGCACTATTGGGCATGTTTGAGCCATCGTCTGGCCACCAATAGCCGCCGTCTTCGACGCAAAACTGTTGCCGCGCTTGCGGTTGTTGCACATAGCCGTGGCCGTGGCCAAGTGGTGCGATAAACGCGCCGATTAGTAGGCCTAGTGGGGCAAACCTTAGCTGTTTCGGTAGCCCTTGGCAGGCTTGCGTTAGCCGGTGAATAGAAGCTGTTTTTATCATTATCATCTCCTGAGAGTATTGTGTGATTGACCGCTGGTATGACCCCGAACTACCTAGCGGCAAGGTAACAACGCGGCAGCAGGACAACGTTGTCATTCGGTGAGATTACTCGCACTTGCACCAAAATTGAACAAAAAAGGCGTGTACCGGCGTGCCAGCCCGGCTTGGTTTAGCGTTCTTTTGGATGGTTTAGGATGGCTTAGCGGTCTTTTTGGATGATTAAGCTGGTGGCTAGCGGGAGAGGGTCTCTTGGCTTTCGAGTATCGCTGTTAGCGGGCTTTTTTAATCTCGCGACATAGCGCGATCAGGTGCTGCCTAACGCTGGTTTTATCGCTAAGACATTCATCCAATGGCCAGCCAGCATTGATGCGGATGCAGCTGTCGTAATGGGCGAGGGTAGAGAAGGCGCGACCTGGTCTGATGTCGAATTTCTGCTCCAGCTTTGTAACTAAGCTCGGTTGCTGTAAGGCCGCACTTTCCAGCCAAATCACGGTGCCGCCCTTGGGTTGGCTGATGGCAACCGCGTCGCCCAGTTCTTGGCTGATGATATCCCGATAACTCGCCAGCTGCTGCAAAAGTCGCAGCCTTAGCCTTTGTAAGTGGGCGAGGTATTGCCCGGTTTGAATGAAATCTGACACCGCCAGTTGCACCGGTTTGTTGACGCCAATGTGGGTGGTTTTTTGTTGGTTTACGTAGTCTTCCAAGTGTTTACCCGGTAAGCACCAACCCACCCGCAAACCGGCGCCTAGGGTTTTTGACACAGAGCCGCACCAGAGAATCCAGCCATTTTTGTCCCAGTGCTTTGCCGGTAAAGGGCAGCTTTTTTCGGTACCTAATTCTAAAAAGACGTCGTCTTCAATCATCGGCACTCGATATTTTTCTGCCAACGCGACCAATTTTTGCTTCTGGCTTGGCGTCATACTAATGCCCTGTGGGTTCATGTGGGTGGTGCTAAATAACCCGGCTTGAATTTTCTTTTCCCTACACAGCTGCTCTAGCTGCAATAAATCTATGCCTTCTTCCGTGCAGGGAATCTCGATCACTTTGCGTTGTTTATTGGCCAGTTGATCGAGCAGGCCGCTGTAGCAGGGCGAGCTGATGGCTATGGTGTCGCCGATGCGCGTGGTGACGTCAACGGCGAAATTGACCGCATCTAAGCAACCATTGGTGATCACCAAATCGTCGCCGTGAAAGGCGAAACCCTGCTGCAAAAAGTGCTGGGATAGGGCTTGCCTAAGAGCCGGTTCGCCTTGTACCGCGGGATAAAAATTGAGGCCATCGCCGAGTCGATTCAGGCTGCGTTTGAAACTTCGCTGCAAATTTTCTGTGGCCAGTAAGCTGGGCGCGAGCTGGGAGGTGCCAAAGGGGCTTAAGGGCAGCGGTTTGCTGTTTAGGCGCTTAGGTTGCGCTTCGATGGGTTCATAGCGCGCGTCGAGTTTAGGTTTTACCGCGCGGCCTTTGAATTGTGGTTGGTGCGGCACAAGGTTCGCACTCATGGGTTGTTTCACAAAATAACCGCGCTGGGGCATGGCTTTGAGCCAGCCCAGCTCTTCTAAATAGCGGTAGCAATTAATCATGGTGGTGAGGCTAACCCCGTGCCGGCTGGCACTGGCTCGCAGCGATGGCAACTTACAGCCGTGCACCAGCAGCCCGGCTTCTATGTCGTCGATGATAGTCGTGGCAATGTTTTTATAGTGCATGGCTGAAACCGCGTGGCGTGTTTAGCTCATGATGCCACGGCGTGTTTTCGTCTGTATATCATTTTTTATTTAAATTTGTATCTGTTTACTTTTTTCTAAAAGATGATAATTAGCCCATTCTGCTGAAATTCAGGGTTGAGAGGGGTAAGAAGGATGAGTGCAAGAGATCTAGTCATTGGCATCGCCCTGATGGTGTTGTGGGGCTTTAATTTTTCGGTGATTCAATTGGGTGTTGAGCATGCACACCCTACGATGATTACGGCAGCGCGATTCTTTTTTGCGGCTATTCCTGCAATATTTTTCGTGCCAAGGCCACAAGTGCCGACGCGTTATTTGGTGGGCTACGGTCTGAGCTTTGGTTTGGGTGTGTGGGGCATGATGACCGTGGCTATGAAGCTCGGCGTATCGCCGGGCATGGCCGGTTTGTTGTTGCAGCTAAGTGTGGTGTCGAGTTTATTTTTGGGCTGGTTGTGGTTGCAAGAAAATATCGCGATCAACAAAGTGATAGGCGTAGTGTTAGCACTGATGGGTTTGGCGGTTAGTTTGTTTATTGAAGACGGTTCGCTGCCTTTAGTGGGTTTGCCCTTTGCCTTGGTGGCTGCCATGTGCTGGAGTTTTAACGGCATACTGGTGAAGCGCTCCGGTACGCGCGAAGTGTTTAGCTTTTGCGTTTGGGGCATGTTGTTTGCGCCCATTCCTTTGTGTTTGATCGCGTGGTTGAGCTACGGCGATACGATGCTGATGGGCTTTACCGGCGAGGGCATGGAAAAAGTGTGGTTCAGTGTTTTGTTTCAGGCCTACCCTACAACCTTGTTTGGTTATTGGGTCTGGAATCGATTAGTGGTGAAGTACCCTCTATCCACTGTGGCGCCGCTGACTTTTTTAACGCCCGTTACGGCACTGCTCGGTGGCGTTATTTTCTACGGCGAGGCAGTGGGAGTGAGTAAGTTGTTTGCTTTTTCGTTTATTCTGCTGGGGCTTTTAGTGAGTCAAATGCCGTTGAAAAGCTATTGGCCGAGACTAAAGCAGATCTAGAGATTTTGGCACTATTTTTCGTGCTAGGTTTTAGTGTTAGATTTTTGTGTTAGGTTTTTGTGTTAGGTTTTTGTGTTAGGTTTTGGTGTTGGATTTTTTATCCGCACGAAAAAAAGCCCAATCGTTTAAGCGACTGGGCTTTTTTGTTGGCTCACAATATAAAAAGGCTTAGCCTTTTTGAGTTGCAATCCAGCGATCAACGCGATCTTCCAGCATGGGCACGGGCAGTGCGCCGCCACCTAAGATGGTGTCGTGAAAGCCGCGAATATCGAATTTATCGCCCAGTGCTGTTTCTGCTTTAGCGCGCAGCTGTTGAATTTTAATCATGCCGATTTTGTAGGCTGTGGCTTGCCCTGGCCATACTAGGTAGCGCTGAACTTCCGAGCGCACGGCGGTTTCTGGAATAGACGAGTTAGCTAGGAAATATGCTACCGCTTGCTCTTCAGTCCAGCCCTTAGCGTGCATACCGGTATCAACCACTAAGCGAATGGCGCGCCAAATTTCCGCGGTTAAATTGCCGAAACGCTTGTAGGGGTCGGTAAAGGCGCCCATCTCTTTGGCCAGTTTTTCTGCATAAAGAGCCCAGCCCTCCGTGTAAACGGTAAAGCCCACTTGGGTACGGAAGTTGGGAA from Simiduia curdlanivorans carries:
- a CDS encoding PLP-dependent aminotransferase family protein; the encoded protein is MHYKNIATTIIDDIEAGLLVHGCKLPSLRASASRHGVSLTTMINCYRYLEELGWLKAMPQRGYFVKQPMSANLVPHQPQFKGRAVKPKLDARYEPIEAQPKRLNSKPLPLSPFGTSQLAPSLLATENLQRSFKRSLNRLGDGLNFYPAVQGEPALRQALSQHFLQQGFAFHGDDLVITNGCLDAVNFAVDVTTRIGDTIAISSPCYSGLLDQLANKQRKVIEIPCTEEGIDLLQLEQLCREKKIQAGLFSTTHMNPQGISMTPSQKQKLVALAEKYRVPMIEDDVFLELGTEKSCPLPAKHWDKNGWILWCGSVSKTLGAGLRVGWCLPGKHLEDYVNQQKTTHIGVNKPVQLAVSDFIQTGQYLAHLQRLRLRLLQQLASYRDIISQELGDAVAISQPKGGTVIWLESAALQQPSLVTKLEQKFDIRPGRAFSTLAHYDSCIRINAGWPLDECLSDKTSVRQHLIALCREIKKAR
- a CDS encoding EamA family transporter; its protein translation is MSARDLVIGIALMVLWGFNFSVIQLGVEHAHPTMITAARFFFAAIPAIFFVPRPQVPTRYLVGYGLSFGLGVWGMMTVAMKLGVSPGMAGLLLQLSVVSSLFLGWLWLQENIAINKVIGVVLALMGLAVSLFIEDGSLPLVGLPFALVAAMCWSFNGILVKRSGTREVFSFCVWGMLFAPIPLCLIAWLSYGDTMLMGFTGEGMEKVWFSVLFQAYPTTLFGYWVWNRLVVKYPLSTVAPLTFLTPVTALLGGVIFYGEAVGVSKLFAFSFILLGLLVSQMPLKSYWPRLKQI
- a CDS encoding lytic polysaccharide monooxygenase, whose translation is MIKTASIHRLTQACQGLPKQLRFAPLGLLIGAFIAPLGHGHGYVQQPQARQQFCVEDGGYWWPDDGSNMPNSACRAAFLASGTVPFTQHHEFSANVANYTNIEAVKAVVTDGKLCSAGDPAKQGMNLPHPDWQKTQVVTNAQGELDFIFFASTPHNPSFWEFYLSKPGFDPATQVLNWHNLDLIDSAANVTTEMVNGQRVYRIPVQLPANRQGDAILYTRWQRDDAAGEGFYNCSDITFGAVSEPQWFDKGYFLPQGTEAATGDKVWFRVFDGNGQELVFEISTITNSNQSTSSWAQELVDKLAINHSQKVQVGVKNSQGEINYKAADLRANQVWLPDNQHSFALDVKKAQTNQPPTLSLASSINAQANQSVNITLLADDPEGDALTYQWQVPAELTASGTNSATLVVNTGNPSATRQHAISVQVSDGVNSASAHTTLTVNVDSQNCQNTDPNTSNFPAWQVGTNYTQGQKVSHQQLVWQAKWWNNSEPRFNNDAWQLVSNIAQQWQAGKSYNSGDKVDHQQRQWQAKWWTQAEPGSDGSWADIGAATCP